The Opitutales bacterium ASA1 genome window below encodes:
- a CDS encoding GntR family transcriptional regulator yields the protein MPRVASDLSEASSSRDVAKVPPRTDISAELRRRILEWHYPPGHHLGEQALCAEFAASRIPIREALRALAEQGLVDKVPNQGCFVKQPDVEDTHELYELRLALELYVGETLVHKTLPPDWVASQRACWERLLAVRADEAMDGDALVQADSDFHLGLAQATGNRRITEALREINDRLRFVRLAVITTPHRVQETAGEHLAVLDALERHDAEAVRRTLRQNINHARNKVDLALGRALMKAHARR from the coding sequence ATGCCGCGCGTCGCATCGGATTTGTCGGAGGCTTCTTCGTCTCGGGACGTCGCGAAAGTTCCGCCGCGCACCGACATCTCCGCCGAACTTCGTCGGCGGATCCTGGAGTGGCATTATCCGCCCGGCCATCATCTCGGCGAGCAGGCGCTGTGCGCCGAGTTCGCCGCCAGCCGCATTCCCATCCGGGAAGCGCTGCGCGCCCTCGCCGAACAAGGGTTGGTCGACAAGGTGCCCAACCAAGGGTGTTTCGTGAAGCAGCCCGACGTCGAAGATACGCACGAACTCTACGAGTTGCGCCTCGCCCTCGAGCTCTACGTCGGAGAGACGCTCGTGCACAAGACGCTCCCCCCGGATTGGGTCGCGAGCCAACGCGCGTGTTGGGAGCGACTGCTCGCCGTACGCGCCGACGAAGCGATGGACGGCGACGCCCTCGTCCAAGCCGACTCGGATTTTCATCTCGGACTCGCACAGGCGACCGGCAACCGCCGCATCACCGAAGCCCTGCGCGAGATCAACGACCGACTGCGCTTCGTCCGCCTCGCGGTCATCACGACCCCGCATCGCGTCCAGGAAACCGCGGGCGAACACCTCGCCGTCCTCGACGCTCTCGAGCGACACGACGCCGAGGCGGTGCGACGCACGCTGCGTCAGAACATCAACCACGCGCGCAACAAGGTCGACCTCGCTCTCGGACGCGCGCTGATGAAGGCGCACGCGCGCCGCTGA
- a CDS encoding TonB-dependent receptor produces MPSRFRQASIHRPDRSGRFILTGAAAALFALADLEAQTAAGDVVELEELVTTAEAADIYDVLPSRETASVFGTSRNPIETPRSLTMIESSLVDLFGIRSVNDFVAMTAGSFTGNYFGVAGALDVRGERADNFFRGFRRIENRGNFPTPIASTDFVEIVKGPPPPVYGGGKVGGILNFIPKTAKSKTAKFIDRPTGVITATVGSYSKLSGSIEYGLPFSIGGKDSGAYFFVQGEDSEHYYDGIYNKNLLVQLAVDTQLTDTVLLEYGFMAQWADLNQSLGWNRVTQELIDSKGGRYLAGRAALDLDANGDGFLSPAEVGPYALEQFAFASPFPYDALTANQQAAFALDPSTVRYVSIDHHTVQAEAIDFSKTDAFTAYFDVTKDVGLNLVLKNQTFYDSMNHTKYSSYGFTADYVAMALENKTTAVLKLEPSDNLLLDTMFGFSWRWSDGDERESRGRGYQVLDRRDISAGATGNDRFEGAHTGTGAVPYNWRQEGDFTDLGVFALVDGRVSEKLGFVVSGRWDSYEADTVGTNTSAVFGQADARDDAFTYNASLTYQLPGGVNAYLTHAESSYLELGQGGMIAKDLVADGTWLQDSKLTEIGLKGSLLDRRLYATVAWYEQEKSSYNTQAGAYDFYRSKGLEVEARYAPNRSLSFTAAATWQKSELLNPPFFLGIPPEVLGLDPALVYGGRFVGLGTTLGVSAPVDAPTPERVFSLNATYTAPRGWGLSLGGTYVSSFFSGYAQAVTLPSYFVTRAAAFYNTGPWSFRLNANNLFDEKYYNPQFLFWDVFVSPSVGPTAELTVSYRW; encoded by the coding sequence ATGCCTTCCCGCTTTCGTCAGGCTTCGATCCACCGACCCGATCGTTCGGGTCGTTTCATCCTCACCGGCGCTGCCGCAGCGCTTTTCGCCCTCGCCGACCTCGAGGCGCAAACCGCCGCGGGCGACGTCGTCGAACTCGAAGAACTCGTCACCACCGCCGAAGCGGCGGACATCTACGACGTGTTGCCTTCACGCGAGACCGCCAGCGTCTTCGGCACTTCGCGCAACCCGATCGAGACACCGCGCTCGCTCACCATGATCGAGAGCTCGCTCGTCGACCTCTTCGGCATCCGCAGCGTCAACGACTTCGTCGCGATGACGGCGGGATCCTTCACGGGCAATTACTTCGGAGTCGCCGGCGCGCTCGACGTGCGCGGCGAACGCGCCGACAACTTCTTCCGGGGATTCAGGCGCATCGAAAACCGCGGCAACTTCCCCACGCCGATCGCCTCGACCGACTTCGTCGAGATCGTGAAGGGACCTCCGCCGCCGGTCTACGGAGGCGGCAAGGTCGGAGGGATTCTCAATTTCATTCCGAAGACCGCGAAGAGTAAGACCGCCAAGTTCATCGACCGGCCGACCGGCGTGATCACCGCGACGGTGGGGAGTTACTCGAAGCTCTCGGGCAGCATCGAGTACGGCCTGCCGTTCTCGATCGGCGGCAAGGACTCCGGTGCCTACTTCTTCGTCCAAGGCGAGGATTCCGAGCACTACTACGACGGCATCTACAACAAGAACCTCCTGGTCCAACTCGCCGTCGACACGCAGCTCACCGACACCGTGCTGCTGGAGTACGGCTTCATGGCCCAGTGGGCGGACCTCAACCAGAGCCTCGGATGGAATCGCGTGACGCAGGAGTTGATCGACAGCAAGGGTGGTCGCTACCTCGCCGGTCGCGCCGCGCTCGATCTCGATGCGAACGGGGACGGGTTTCTTTCTCCGGCGGAAGTGGGGCCGTACGCGTTGGAGCAGTTCGCGTTCGCGTCTCCGTTTCCGTACGACGCGTTGACCGCGAACCAACAGGCCGCCTTCGCGCTCGATCCGTCGACCGTGCGCTACGTTTCCATCGATCACCACACGGTGCAGGCCGAAGCGATCGACTTCTCCAAGACCGACGCCTTCACCGCCTACTTCGACGTGACCAAGGACGTGGGCCTCAACCTCGTGCTGAAGAACCAGACCTTCTACGACTCGATGAACCACACCAAATACTCGAGTTACGGATTCACCGCGGACTACGTGGCGATGGCGCTGGAAAACAAGACGACGGCGGTACTGAAACTCGAACCAAGCGACAACCTGCTCCTCGACACCATGTTCGGGTTTTCGTGGCGCTGGTCGGACGGCGACGAGCGCGAGTCGCGCGGGCGCGGTTACCAGGTGCTCGATCGGCGTGACATCTCCGCCGGGGCGACCGGCAACGACCGCTTCGAGGGCGCGCACACCGGCACGGGCGCCGTACCGTACAACTGGCGTCAGGAGGGCGACTTCACCGACCTCGGCGTGTTCGCGTTGGTCGACGGTCGCGTGTCCGAGAAGCTCGGCTTCGTGGTGAGCGGCCGGTGGGATTCGTACGAGGCCGACACGGTGGGCACGAACACCTCGGCGGTCTTCGGGCAGGCCGACGCACGTGACGACGCGTTCACCTACAACGCGAGTCTCACCTACCAGTTGCCCGGCGGCGTGAACGCCTACCTCACGCACGCGGAGTCGAGCTACCTCGAACTCGGGCAGGGTGGAATGATCGCCAAGGATCTCGTCGCCGACGGCACGTGGTTGCAGGACTCGAAACTCACCGAGATCGGGCTCAAGGGCTCGCTTCTGGACCGGCGGCTCTACGCGACCGTCGCTTGGTACGAGCAGGAGAAATCCAGCTACAACACGCAGGCCGGCGCCTACGACTTCTACCGATCCAAGGGGCTGGAGGTGGAAGCGCGTTACGCGCCGAATCGGTCGCTCAGCTTCACCGCGGCGGCGACGTGGCAGAAGTCGGAGTTGCTCAATCCTCCGTTCTTCCTCGGCATCCCGCCGGAGGTGCTCGGGCTCGATCCGGCTCTCGTCTACGGCGGTCGCTTCGTCGGTCTCGGAACGACGCTCGGAGTTTCGGCTCCGGTCGACGCACCAACGCCCGAGCGGGTCTTCTCTCTCAACGCCACCTACACCGCGCCGCGGGGTTGGGGCCTGTCGCTCGGGGGAACCTACGTGTCGTCGTTCTTTTCCGGATACGCCCAAGCGGTGACGCTCCCGTCGTACTTCGTCACGCGCGCGGCGGCTTTCTACAACACGGGGCCGTGGTCGTTTCGCCTCAACGCGAACAACCTCTTCGACGAGAAGTACTACAATCCCCAGTTCCTGTTCTGGGACGTCTTCGTGAGTCCGAGCGTGGGACCGACGGCCGAGTTGACCGTCTCCTACCGCTGGTGA
- a CDS encoding AtzE family amidohydrolase, which yields MTFQSPTATGAEIAAAVRERRVTAREVTEETLARVADTHTALNAFTTVTAERALAEADVVDAAVAAGRDPGPLAGVPYSVKNLFDLEGVVTVAGSKINRDDPPARADATCVARLRAAGAVCLGAVNMGEYAYDFVTQNAHDGTTRNPRDLQRSAGGSSGGSGAAVAAGLGAISIGTDTNGSIRVPSSFCGVWGLKPTYGRLSRAGAFPFVDSLDAIGPLARCVADLATCFDVMQGPDPRDPVVTSRAVERIGVRFETQDESSDLRIATLGGYFGSGGEAEVHEAVARVARALGVGREVELPQPALARTAAYLITAAEGGALHRERLLARAEDFDPAARDRLIAGALAPAAWYVQAQKFRAWWKEQVARVFREVDVLIAPATPIRAPIIGQSTLVFAGRELPLRPNIGVFTQPITLIGLPVVAAPIRMPDGLPVAVQLVGPPYSELRLLRVARALERAGVCAAAPESRLPSAGTPVV from the coding sequence ATGACCTTCCAATCGCCCACGGCCACCGGTGCCGAGATCGCAGCGGCGGTCCGCGAGCGGCGCGTGACCGCGCGCGAAGTGACCGAGGAAACGCTCGCGCGTGTCGCGGACACACATACCGCGCTCAACGCCTTCACCACCGTGACGGCTGAGCGCGCCCTCGCAGAGGCCGATGTGGTCGACGCGGCAGTCGCCGCCGGTCGCGATCCCGGCCCGTTGGCGGGAGTGCCGTATTCGGTGAAGAACCTCTTCGACCTCGAAGGCGTCGTGACCGTCGCGGGATCGAAGATCAATCGCGACGATCCACCGGCGCGGGCGGATGCGACTTGCGTGGCGCGCCTGCGCGCCGCCGGTGCCGTGTGCCTCGGTGCGGTCAACATGGGCGAATACGCCTACGACTTCGTCACGCAGAACGCGCACGACGGCACGACGCGCAATCCACGCGATCTCCAGCGCTCGGCCGGCGGTTCGTCCGGCGGCTCGGGTGCGGCCGTCGCCGCCGGACTCGGGGCGATCTCGATCGGCACCGACACCAACGGATCGATCCGCGTGCCGTCGTCGTTCTGCGGCGTGTGGGGCCTCAAGCCGACCTACGGACGGCTGTCGCGGGCAGGTGCGTTTCCGTTCGTCGACAGTCTCGACGCGATCGGGCCGCTGGCACGTTGCGTGGCGGATCTCGCGACGTGTTTCGACGTGATGCAAGGGCCCGATCCACGCGATCCGGTGGTGACCTCGCGGGCGGTCGAGCGGATCGGTGTTCGCTTCGAGACGCAGGACGAATCGTCCGATCTCCGGATCGCGACGCTCGGAGGCTACTTCGGCTCGGGCGGCGAAGCGGAGGTGCACGAGGCGGTCGCACGGGTGGCGCGTGCTTTGGGAGTGGGGCGCGAGGTGGAGTTGCCGCAGCCGGCGCTGGCGAGAACCGCGGCATATCTGATCACCGCCGCCGAAGGCGGGGCGCTCCATCGCGAGCGTCTGCTCGCGCGCGCGGAGGACTTCGATCCGGCGGCGCGGGATCGCCTCATCGCCGGCGCACTGGCCCCGGCCGCGTGGTACGTGCAGGCGCAAAAGTTTCGGGCGTGGTGGAAGGAACAGGTCGCACGCGTCTTCCGCGAAGTCGACGTGCTGATCGCGCCCGCCACGCCGATCCGCGCACCTATCATCGGACAGAGCACGCTCGTCTTCGCGGGCCGCGAGCTGCCGTTGAGACCCAACATCGGAGTGTTCACTCAACCGATCACCTTGATCGGACTGCCCGTAGTGGCTGCGCCGATACGGATGCCGGACGGTCTCCCGGTCGCGGTGCAACTCGTCGGCCCGCCGTACTCGGAACTGCGTTTGTTGCGCGTGGCGCGGGCGTTGGAACGTGCGGGCGTCTGTGCCGCTGCGCCGGAGTCGCGGCTACCTTCGGCGGGCACGCCGGTCGTCTGA